From a region of the Thermus caldilimi genome:
- a CDS encoding transposase, translating into MKGAMTQTAHSLLWTLLALLPTPHLRESLKALLLLLLTGHGKARPQHSKTKSPSALSRFLNRYPWPTRALIRLARKKAQETLHRARPRRGPKPRLLVVLDLVTLEKRGLFPALPLSFFHGKWGLHLVVLYLVLGELRIPWAYRVWRGKGEKALSLLALRLLASLPPWMRKSFHLRVVADAAFGTARFLVGVRGLGLEAVVGMRRDRKTREGLPLFGLRRQGSRVHLRGLPFPVWVSWYRYPLPGGGWEWRYVVATFPAGPRTVLVWGRRRFTIEHFFRTVKSEFSLGRFGQRTALGVHRFLVLSFLAYLLAHWVRLAPDGRGLSWREAGREAARLLLPEVVLRVLMAELGALGLWPPPAGGRGCSCRVFGRCKF; encoded by the coding sequence ATGAAGGGTGCCATGACCCAAACGGCCCATTCTCTACTCTGGACCCTCCTGGCCCTCCTGCCAACCCCCCACCTCCGCGAATCCCTCAAAGCGCTTCTTCTCCTCCTTCTCACCGGCCACGGCAAGGCCAGGCCCCAGCACAGCAAGACCAAGTCCCCTTCCGCCCTCTCCCGCTTCCTCAACCGCTATCCCTGGCCCACCCGCGCCCTCATCCGCCTGGCTCGCAAGAAGGCCCAGGAAACCCTCCACCGGGCCAGGCCCAGGCGGGGGCCCAAGCCCAGGCTCCTGGTGGTCCTGGACCTGGTCACCCTGGAGAAGCGGGGCCTCTTCCCCGCCTTGCCCCTCTCCTTTTTCCACGGCAAGTGGGGGCTCCACCTGGTGGTGCTCTATCTGGTGCTGGGAGAGCTGCGCATCCCCTGGGCCTACCGGGTGTGGCGGGGGAAGGGGGAGAAGGCCCTTTCCCTCCTTGCCCTGCGTCTTCTGGCCTCCCTGCCCCCCTGGATGCGCAAGTCCTTCCACCTTCGGGTGGTGGCCGATGCTGCCTTCGGCACCGCCCGGTTTCTTGTGGGGGTGCGGGGGTTGGGTCTGGAAGCGGTGGTGGGGATGCGGCGGGACCGAAAGACGCGGGAGGGGCTTCCCCTCTTTGGGCTCAGACGGCAGGGGAGTCGGGTGCATCTGCGGGGACTTCCCTTTCCCGTGTGGGTGAGCTGGTACCGCTATCCCTTACCCGGGGGAGGGTGGGAGTGGCGGTACGTGGTGGCCACCTTTCCTGCGGGGCCACGGACTGTGCTGGTGTGGGGGCGGCGGCGGTTTACCATTGAGCACTTCTTCCGCACGGTAAAGAGCGAGTTTTCCCTGGGGCGTTTTGGGCAGCGGACGGCCTTGGGGGTGCATCGGTTTCTGGTGCTGTCCTTCCTGGCTTACCTGCTGGCCCACTGGGTGAGGCTAGCTCCAGACGGGAGAGGTCTTTCTTGGCGGGAGGCTGGGCGGGAGGCGGCGCGCCTGCTTCTGCCGGAGGTGGTCTTGCGGGTCCTCATGGCCGAGCTGGGAGCTTTGGGTCTTTGGCCTCCGCCTGCGGGGGGAAGGGGGTGTTCATGCAGGGTATTCGGGAGGTGCAAGTTTTGA